A stretch of the Capricornis sumatraensis isolate serow.1 chromosome 19, serow.2, whole genome shotgun sequence genome encodes the following:
- the LOC138095013 gene encoding ribosomal protein eL22-like, producing MPLTAETRDQISKTTTIKIQICSLIVWQAFKIPPKKDKKPKKSTWKFNLNLTHPVEDGIFDSGNFEQFLWEKVKVNRRTGNLGNVVHIELVKNKIIVISEKQFSKRYLKYLTKKYLKKTSLHDWLPMVASDKETYELHYFQISQDEDESESED from the exons ATGCCCCTAACTGCAGAGACCAGAGACCAG ATTTCTAaaaccaccacaatcaagatacaaaTCTGCTCTCTGATCGTGTGGCAAGCCTTCAAGATCCCACCGAAGAAAGACAAGAAGCCTAAGAAGTCAACCTGGAAGTTTAATTTGAATCTTACTCATCCAGTAGAAGATGGAATTTTTGATTCTGGAAATTTTGAACAGTTTCTGTGGGAGAAGGTTAAAGTGAATAGAAGGACAGGAAACCTTGGGAATGTCGTTCACATTGAACTTGTCAAGAATAAAATCATAGTCATTTCTGAGAAACAGTTCTCCAAAAGGTATTTAAAGTACCTTACCAAGAAAT ACCTTAAAAAGACCAGTCTTCATGATTGGCTTCCTATGGTTGCATCTGACAAGGAGACTTATGAGCTTCATTACTTCCAGATTAGTCAAGATGAAGATGAATCTGAGTCTGAGGACTAG